Proteins encoded in a region of the Planococcus citri chromosome 1, ihPlaCitr1.1, whole genome shotgun sequence genome:
- the LOC135848593 gene encoding probable serine/threonine-protein kinase kinX isoform X1 translates to MKILLLLVLKCFIYSKITIVDCIHESEIRDVSLAQVEAEENSLDGISNQGCFRIKRELSIHDDLPLFEAGNLDRSPRRKRASIEKKNKIFFRRRKKKLQRKSKIRKSLLKRGKFTTATPYRHMKKYARGKGKLVRPPGLKYRKGYRFNTFKKTQDVALGIGAGGSASAKKSPPKKRPPIHVRDYERARATRKAARGRAGERKARGEKDPKQERAGGKRKKGGRFSTPGPDEPQGDYYDEDFGNDNDVGEDSYSLPKQPKAPKGGTFGRITKTYPWGNVTKQKKSAKTIKKDSISTDYSDEDNTLLLSDEEQLTDISSEIEALRSDISDERPKHRKNASSSEYEQYSYAEDDSAIVQGDIASEDRSIRVSWPPDSNLDQSKIKKQDAAVERILKGKKSKVRPQKTTLLGKIDYDESEIDKLDAEVERAFKKKKSKARGKESSEYDDPFLELDAGYRDETSYDSIPSTKSGKQKGQKSKTKPKAKKAKTKKSDKSKPMTESEELEINDETEYDDEDAEHAEPKYAPKSGTETENDDEELYSDEGTDTEYYDSDDYETDSDAETYDSEEGTDDTDEETADTVEETADTVEATDTDKETGDTSHDGGNEFDPFYTRVETSTPLRRIPTWKRTQSSNLKQETLYEEYTDTDDDKKKSKQSTTPKKLPKTSQKIPSPSSKKGHETSTDESDEYTSEEYSDQESSDTHKLKKHTSKPKGHETSTYESDEYKSEEYYDQESSSDTDKLKKKTSKPKGHETSTYESDEYNSEEYYDPKSSDTDKLKKKTSKPKDHKTSIHESDEYKSEEMKKKTSKPNKISKKDTKTQAKKIPPKPKHPSKNSHETSTYESDEYESKEYSESESSHSDKNKQIKISSKPSLNSKNNPKTSAAKVTSKVKSTSRKNQVISDHESEYTSEEHTDSEYESDKSFQETTKLKQDKKSKKVTTGKTATKKNQKSKKGHETSMNESEKDSDYSSDYYSDDNNDVKNLGTKDLKVTPSGKPTHKTSLDTTKSKKDIKTSPSSEKTTLKKDTVTKSQASNKIIQREKYLPNQITSGKPSLKTTIKEKQMAEKSTKKSHEVEESEYNSKLTSYEDSSDEINHQDKDSPKRVSFSDEGIKKTTNESHEIPHDESEQLNSITPHADDYPESEGSSNDETKPMAASQSQTTLKIKRTKKGFTTLPTTTTPFNSEEAFKKISSKAAAITKKHVFVYDTKKKAYGLVRADLLHSPKTSQPISSQSTTQPCSPTVNSLSTTPHSETENPDQPTSPHKTEKTLKKRVIRKKNRPRN, encoded by the exons ATGAAGATATTACTTTTACTG GTATTGAAATGTTTCATTTACTCGAAAATCACCATCGTCGATTGCATTCACGAATCAGAAATACGAGATGTTTCTCTAGCACAAGTGGAAGCTGAGGAAAACAGCCTAGACGGAATTTCAAACCAAGGATGTTTTCGAATAAAACGCGAACTCTCAATACACGATGATCTTCCACTGTTTGAGGCAGGAAATCTGGATCGATCACCCAGACGTAAACGAGCTTCGATAGAGAAGAAAAACAAGATATTTTTCCGCCGACGAAAGAAAAAACTACAAAGGAAGAGTAAAATACGAAAAAGTCTACTGAAAAGGGGGAAATTCACCACAGCGACGCCTTACAGGCATATGAAGAAATACGCCAGAGGAAAAGGCAAACTAGTCAGACCACCTGGATTAAAGTATAGAAAAGGATACCGATTCAATACgttcaaaaaaacacaagatGTCGCTTTGGGTATCGGAGCAGGTGGCAGTGCATCGGCCAAAAAAAGTCCACCCAAGAAAAGACCTCCAATTCATGTACGTGATTATGAAAGAGCTCGAGCTACTCGGAAAGCTGCCCGAGGTAGGGCAGGTGAACGCAAAGCACGGGGTGAAAAAGATCCTAAACAAGAGAGAGCAGGAGGTAAGCGTAAAAAAGGAGGTCGTTTCTCAACTCCTGGACCTGATGAGCCTCAGGGAGATTATTACGATGAAGATTTTGGCAATGATAATGATGTAGGTGAAGATTCGTATTCATTACCCAAACAACCCAAGGCACCCAAAGGAGGTACTTTTGGCAGAATCACCAAAACGTATCCTTGGGGAAATGTAACCAAGCAAAAGAAATCCGCTAAAACCATCAAGAAAGACTCCATATCTACTGACTACAGCGACGAAGATAATACCCTGCTTCTGTCTGACGAAGAACAATTGACTGATATTTCTTCAGAAATAGAAGCCCTCAGATCTGATATATCGGATGAGCGACCCAAACATCGTAAAAATGCTAGTTCATCCGAATACGAGCAGTATAGCTATGCTGAAGATGATTCGGCAATTGTCCAAGGAGATATTGCATCCGAGGATAGGTCAATACGTGTTTCATGGCCGCCAGATTCGAATTTAGATCAATCCAAAATTAAGAAACAGGACGCTGCAGTGGAACGTATCTTGAAAGGGAAGAAATCCAAAGTAAGGCCACAAAAGACAACTTTATTAGGGAAAATAGACTACGATGAATCCGAAATTGATAAACTCGACGCTGAGGTGGAACGTGCcttcaaaaagaagaaatccaAAGCACGTGGTAAAGAAAGCTCAGAATACGATGATCCTTTCTTGGAACTTGATGCAGGTTACAGAGATGAAACATCTTATGACTCCATTCCTAGTACAAAGTCAGGCAAACAAAAAGGTCAAAAGTCGAAAACTAAACCAAAAGCTAAAAAagctaaaaccaaaaaatcagaTAAATCTAAGCCAATGACTGAATCAGAAGAATTAGAAATTAATGATGAAACCGAATATGATGATGAAGATGCTGAACATGCTGAACCTAAATATGCGCCAAAGTCTGGAACTGAAACCgaaaatgatgatgaagaatTATATTCTGATGAAGGAACAGATACCGAGTACTATGATTCCGATGACTATGAAACAGATTCTGATGCAGAAACATATGATTCTGAAGAAGGAACAGATGATACTGATGAAGAAACAGCTGATACTGTTGAAGAAACAGCTGATACTGTTGAAGCAACAGACACTGATAAAGAAACAGGCGACACAAGCCACGATGGTGGGAATGAATTTGATCCCTTTTACACCCGTGTGGAAACATCTACTCCACTAAGAAGAATACCAACTTGGAAAAGGAcacaaagttcaaatttaaaacaagaaacattATACGAAGAATACACAGATACTGATGATGACAAGAAAAAGTCTAAGCAATCCACAACGCctaaaaaacttccaaaaacatctcaaaaaatacCTTCACCTTCGTCCAAAAAAGGCCATGAAACTTCAACTGATGAATCAGATGAGTACACATCTGAAGAATATTCCGACCAAGAATCATCTGATACtcacaagttgaaaaaacacacTTCAAAACCAAAAGGCCATGAAACCTCAACTTATGAATCAGATGAGTACAAATCTGAAGAATATTATGACCAAGAATCATCATCTGATActgataagttgaaaaaaaagacttcaAAACCAAAAGGCCATGAAACCTCAACTTATGAATCAGATGAATACAATTCTGAAGAATATTATGACCCAAAATCATCTGATActgataagttgaaaaaaaagacttcaAAACCAAAAGACCATAAAACCTCAATTCATGAGTCAGACGAGTACAAatctgaagaaatgaaaaaaaagacttcaaaaccaaataaaatctccaaaaaagaCACCAAAACACAAGCTAAAAAAATACCACCAAAACCTAAACATCCATCCAAAAACAGTCATGAAACATCCACCTATGAATCAGATGAATATGAAAGTAAAGAGTACTCTGAATCAGAATCATCTCATTCTGATAAAAACAAGCAAATAAAAATCTCTTCCAAACCCAGCCTTAATTCTAAAAACAATCCAAAAACATCAGCAGCAAAAGTAACTTCAAAAGTGAAATCTACCtcaagaaaaaatcaagtgatTTCGGATCATGAATCAGAATACACCTCAGAGGAACACACTGACTCTGAGTATGAATCTGATAAGAGCTTTCAGGAGACCACAAAATTGAAACAggataagaaatcaaaaaaagttaccaCTGGAAAAACAGCAacgaaaaagaatcaaaaatctaaaaagggTCATGAAACATCAATGAACGAATCAGAAAAAGATTCTGATTACAGCAGTGATTATTATTCTGACGATAATAATGATGTGAAAAATCTTGGAACAAAGGATCTGAAAGTAACACCATCAGGAAAGCCCACTCATAAAACTTCCCTTGACaccacaaaatcaaaaaaagacaTAAAAACATCACCTTCATCAGAAAAAACAACTCTCAAAAAAGATACAGTTACAAAAAGTCAAGCATCCAATAAAATCATACAACGTGAGAAATATTTACCCAATCAAATCACATCAGGAAAACCATCACTAAAAACCACCATTAAGGAGAAACAAATGGCTGAAAAAAGCACTAAAAAATCACACGAAGTGGAAGAATCAGAATACAATTCTAAACTAACATCATACGAAGACAGCTCTGATGAAATCAATCATCAGGACAAAGATTCTCCAAAACGAGTCAGTTTTTCTGATGAAGGTATCAAGAAAACTACGAATGAAAGCCATGAAATACCCCATGATGAATCAGAGCAATTAAACTCAATAACCCCTCATGCAGATGATTATCCAGAATCTGAAGGATCCTCCAATGATGAAACAAAACCAATGGCTGCTTCACAAAGTCAAaccactttaaaaataaaaagaacaaAGAAGGGTTTTACAACTTTACCCACTACCACTACACCGTTCAACTCTGAAGAAGCTTTTAAAAAGATATCATCCAAGGCTGCCGCCATAACAAAAAAGCACGTGTTCGTTTATGATACAAAAAAGAAAGCTTATGGTCTGGTTCGAGCAGACTTACTACACTCCCCAAAAACATCTCAACCAATTTCAAGTCAATCAACCACTCAACCTTGCTCTCCTACAGTAAATTCCCTATCTACTACACCTCATTCAGAAACTGAAAATCCTGATCAACCGACATCTCCTCATAAGActgaaaaaacactcaaaaaacgAGTCATTCGTAAAAAGAACCGACCTCGGAATTAA